From Arthrobacter sp. FW306-2-2C-D06B, a single genomic window includes:
- the topA gene encoding type I DNA topoisomerase, with protein sequence MPSKAKTGKKLVIVESPAKSKTIAKYLGEGFIVEASIGHIRDLPQPSDLPAELKKTSVGKFAVDIENDFKPYYVVSPDKKKKVAELKAQLKDADALYLATDGDREGEAIAWHLLEVLKPKVPVYRMTFGEITKEAIHRAMDNLRDVDSALVDAQETRRILDRLYGYEISPVLWRKVARGLSAGRVQSVVTRMVVDRERERMAFKSASYWDLTGQFGTGSATFKAKLAAVDGAKVASGRDFNDDGVLTSANAVHLNEELATSLVAGLENADFRVRSVDTKPYTRRPAAPFTTSTLQQEAGRKLRFSSKSTMQIAQRLYENGYITYMRTDSSALSDEALTAARRQAAELYGPEYVPQSPRVYANKAANAQEAHEAIRPAGDSFRTPAQVANHLTGDAFRLYELIWKRTIASQMGDAKGSTATIRLGAVASDGRDAEFSASGTVITFPGFLAAYEEGKDESRGDDDSDEARRLPNVAKDDSLTASEIVAVGHETSPPPRYTEASLTAELEKRGIGRPSTYASTISTIQDRGYVRKQGSALVPSWIAFSVIRLLEQHFTDYVDYEFTADMEGDLDKIANGQAVGAAWLKHFYYGEDADPGLLSIVNNLGEIDAREINSVPIAEGITLRVGKFGPYLESSIPTIDPKTGEVVESARANVPEDLAPDELTAAKAVELMETAAPEERVLGADPHTGHTVVAKNGRYGAYVTEIIPEMTEEQLANQPVEYYKNGKPKPPKKPVKAKPRTGSLFKSMSVDSVTLDEAIQLMSLPRVLGADAEGNPITVQNGRFGPYLKKGTDSRSIGSEEEIFTITLDQALEIYSQPKQRGARAAVPPLAEFGPDPVSEKNIVVKEGRFGPYITDGVTNITVPRATSLEELTREQAIELLAEKRAKGPVKRTTTTARKAPAKRAAAKK encoded by the coding sequence GTGCCCAGCAAGGCAAAAACCGGCAAGAAACTCGTGATCGTGGAGTCTCCGGCCAAGAGCAAGACCATCGCCAAGTACCTGGGCGAAGGCTTCATTGTCGAGGCCTCGATCGGTCACATCCGCGACCTCCCACAGCCCTCGGACCTCCCTGCAGAACTGAAGAAGACCTCGGTGGGCAAGTTCGCCGTAGACATCGAGAACGACTTCAAACCGTATTACGTCGTGTCTCCGGACAAGAAGAAAAAAGTCGCCGAACTCAAGGCCCAGCTGAAAGATGCTGACGCGCTCTATCTCGCAACCGATGGGGACCGCGAGGGCGAGGCCATCGCGTGGCACCTCCTGGAGGTCCTGAAACCCAAGGTTCCCGTCTACCGCATGACCTTCGGTGAAATCACCAAGGAAGCCATCCACCGCGCCATGGACAACCTGCGCGACGTCGACAGCGCCCTCGTCGATGCCCAGGAAACGCGCCGCATCCTGGACCGCCTGTACGGATACGAAATCTCCCCGGTGCTGTGGCGCAAGGTTGCCCGTGGCCTGTCGGCCGGCCGAGTTCAGTCCGTGGTGACCCGCATGGTGGTCGACCGTGAACGCGAACGCATGGCCTTCAAGTCCGCATCGTACTGGGACCTGACCGGCCAGTTCGGTACCGGCTCCGCGACGTTCAAAGCGAAGCTTGCCGCCGTCGACGGCGCGAAGGTAGCCAGCGGCCGTGACTTCAACGACGACGGTGTCCTCACCTCCGCGAACGCGGTGCACCTCAACGAGGAACTCGCGACGTCGTTGGTCGCCGGACTCGAGAACGCGGACTTCCGCGTCCGTTCGGTCGACACCAAGCCCTACACGCGCCGTCCCGCGGCGCCGTTCACGACGTCGACCCTTCAGCAGGAGGCCGGACGCAAGCTGCGCTTCTCCTCCAAGAGCACCATGCAGATCGCCCAGCGCCTGTATGAAAACGGCTACATCACCTATATGCGTACGGACTCGTCCGCCTTGAGCGACGAAGCCCTCACGGCCGCACGCCGCCAGGCCGCCGAACTGTACGGTCCCGAGTACGTGCCCCAGTCTCCGCGCGTCTACGCCAACAAGGCCGCCAACGCGCAGGAAGCCCACGAAGCCATCCGCCCCGCGGGTGACTCTTTCCGCACACCGGCCCAGGTGGCCAACCACCTGACCGGCGACGCTTTCCGCCTCTACGAACTCATCTGGAAGCGCACCATTGCCTCCCAGATGGGCGACGCCAAGGGCTCCACCGCCACCATCCGCCTCGGCGCAGTGGCTAGCGATGGTCGCGACGCCGAGTTCTCGGCATCCGGAACGGTCATCACCTTCCCGGGCTTCCTCGCGGCCTACGAAGAAGGCAAGGACGAGAGCCGCGGCGACGACGATTCCGACGAAGCCCGGCGCCTGCCCAACGTGGCCAAGGACGATTCCCTCACCGCTTCGGAAATTGTTGCCGTTGGCCACGAGACCTCGCCGCCGCCGCGGTACACGGAAGCATCGTTGACGGCAGAGCTGGAAAAGCGCGGCATCGGCCGTCCGTCCACCTACGCGTCCACGATCTCCACCATCCAGGACCGCGGCTACGTCCGGAAGCAAGGGTCTGCGCTGGTTCCCAGCTGGATCGCCTTCTCCGTGATCCGCCTGCTGGAGCAGCACTTCACCGACTACGTGGACTACGAATTCACGGCGGACATGGAAGGTGACCTGGACAAGATCGCCAACGGCCAGGCCGTCGGTGCTGCTTGGCTCAAGCACTTCTACTACGGTGAAGACGCCGATCCGGGTCTCCTGAGCATCGTCAACAACCTCGGTGAAATCGATGCGCGCGAGATCAACTCGGTGCCGATCGCCGAAGGTATTACGCTGCGAGTCGGCAAGTTCGGCCCGTACCTGGAAAGCTCGATCCCCACTATCGATCCCAAGACCGGCGAGGTCGTGGAGTCGGCGCGTGCCAACGTCCCCGAGGACCTCGCACCGGACGAGCTCACTGCGGCCAAAGCCGTGGAGCTGATGGAAACGGCTGCCCCCGAGGAACGTGTCCTGGGTGCAGACCCGCACACCGGGCACACCGTGGTTGCGAAGAACGGCCGCTACGGCGCTTATGTCACCGAGATCATCCCCGAGATGACGGAAGAGCAACTGGCAAACCAGCCGGTGGAGTACTACAAAAACGGCAAACCCAAGCCGCCGAAGAAGCCCGTCAAGGCCAAGCCGCGCACAGGCTCGCTCTTCAAGTCAATGTCCGTTGACTCGGTAACGCTCGATGAAGCCATTCAACTCATGAGCCTGCCCCGCGTCCTCGGCGCGGACGCCGAAGGCAACCCCATCACGGTGCAGAACGGCCGCTTCGGGCCCTACCTGAAGAAGGGCACGGACTCGCGGTCCATTGGATCCGAGGAAGAGATCTTCACGATCACCCTGGACCAGGCACTGGAAATCTACTCCCAGCCGAAGCAGCGTGGTGCCCGTGCTGCCGTGCCGCCCCTGGCCGAGTTCGGTCCGGACCCTGTCTCGGAGAAGAACATCGTGGTGAAGGAAGGCCGTTTCGGCCCGTACATCACCGACGGCGTCACCAACATCACCGTTCCGCGCGCCACGTCCTTGGAGGAGCTGACCCGGGAGCAGGCCATCGAACTGCTTGCCGAGAAGCGCGCCAAGGGCCCGGTCAAGCGGACCACCACGACGGCCCGCAAGGCTCCCGCGAAGAGGGCTGCGGCGAAGAAGTAG
- a CDS encoding ArsR/SmtB family transcription factor — MNEDNGGPAGLASPKRRKRPEKTVEITDPKAIRALAHAARLEVISELYSTQLSRTATELAAQTGLTPSAMSYHLRALQKWGIVTAADNEGDARERRWKAAGSDFTIKSGGNAPSPEIAVVELELDAFRRRATAFTRARGERRQRGEAANEAAAMVLSSDLLYLTPDQRTDLKAKFQNLIRSYELEDPTRIPEGAVRIATMWSMIPDDRTPSST, encoded by the coding sequence GTGAATGAAGACAATGGGGGACCCGCCGGGCTGGCATCCCCGAAGCGCCGGAAACGGCCCGAGAAGACGGTGGAGATCACCGACCCCAAAGCGATCCGTGCGCTTGCGCATGCCGCCCGGCTTGAGGTCATCTCGGAGCTGTATTCCACGCAGTTGAGCCGCACGGCCACGGAGCTCGCCGCGCAGACAGGGCTCACGCCGAGCGCCATGAGCTATCACTTGAGGGCCCTCCAGAAATGGGGGATTGTGACGGCTGCGGACAACGAGGGCGATGCGCGCGAACGCCGTTGGAAGGCCGCGGGTTCGGACTTCACCATCAAATCCGGCGGCAACGCTCCGAGCCCGGAGATCGCCGTCGTCGAACTCGAACTGGACGCCTTCCGGCGTCGGGCCACCGCGTTTACCCGGGCCCGGGGTGAGCGGCGCCAGCGCGGAGAGGCCGCGAACGAGGCAGCCGCCATGGTGCTGTCCAGCGATCTGCTTTACTTGACTCCGGATCAGCGGACGGATCTCAAGGCCAAATTCCAGAACCTCATCAGGTCATATGAACTCGAAGATCCCACGCGGATTCCCGAAGGAGCGGTGCGAATCGCTACGATGTGGTCGATGATTCCAGACGACCGGACGCCGTCTTCAACATAG
- a CDS encoding DUF7059 domain-containing protein: MTDPATPAIFGTAPATLDAPRSDLPELLTALADDLRNVGYTVDGVAALLGGSAHAALARDQLIPALIVTEPAALTGDPATDRAKAALAVVVRLWLLAVPQTEGDVDAALPRVRTSGLIELGLVEKNDGGAVAAKVDLRPYGWEGDSGADNSRSGGADLWVSSDLAAHQQPGVLRHDHVLGIGQASTTLVQTTIRRHSKRALDLGTGCGIQTFHLLHHCEHVTATDISERALAFTRFNLMLNAEALHVDPADLESRVSLRLGSLLEPVAGETFDLVVSNPPFVITPRSAGEHSSEQFTYRDGGLPGDDIVANLVRTLPDVLAPGGTAQMLGNWEIPAGSGWSERPASWLAGSGTEAWFIQREQVSPELYAETWLQDASEGRDRRLYRDAYAAYLEDFASRNVEAIGFGMIWLRRPLGEYPGTAQTRFEEITYPIEQPIGPHLAAAVERADWLVTDELSDAHLVVAEDVTEERHQRPGAEHPGVILLRQGAGLRRTNLLSTELAGFVSACDGELSVRQLIGALAALLGGADDFDDDAFRARLLSDVENLVRDGFLLPAA; encoded by the coding sequence GTGACTGATCCCGCAACGCCCGCCATCTTTGGGACCGCCCCCGCCACCCTCGACGCTCCGCGCAGCGACCTTCCCGAGCTGCTCACAGCGCTCGCCGACGACCTGCGGAACGTTGGCTACACCGTGGACGGCGTGGCAGCACTTCTGGGAGGGTCCGCTCACGCCGCTCTCGCCCGGGATCAGCTCATCCCTGCACTCATCGTCACCGAACCGGCTGCCTTGACCGGAGACCCGGCGACGGACCGCGCGAAAGCCGCGCTCGCCGTCGTCGTACGTTTGTGGCTTCTCGCTGTCCCGCAAACCGAAGGCGACGTCGACGCCGCCCTGCCGCGCGTCCGCACCTCGGGCCTGATTGAGCTTGGCTTGGTGGAGAAGAACGACGGCGGCGCTGTCGCTGCCAAAGTGGATTTGCGGCCGTACGGCTGGGAGGGCGACTCCGGAGCAGACAACAGTCGGAGCGGCGGCGCCGATCTGTGGGTCTCCAGCGATCTCGCCGCCCACCAGCAGCCCGGCGTGCTCCGGCACGACCACGTGCTGGGCATCGGGCAGGCATCCACCACGCTTGTCCAGACCACCATCCGGCGGCACTCGAAACGCGCCCTCGACCTCGGGACGGGCTGCGGGATCCAGACTTTCCATCTCCTGCACCACTGCGAGCACGTCACGGCCACGGATATCTCCGAACGGGCCCTCGCGTTCACCCGCTTTAATCTGATGCTCAATGCGGAGGCCCTGCACGTTGACCCTGCTGATCTCGAATCGCGGGTGAGCTTGCGGCTGGGCTCGCTCCTGGAACCCGTGGCCGGTGAGACTTTCGATCTGGTGGTGTCCAATCCGCCTTTCGTCATTACGCCGCGAAGTGCCGGCGAGCACTCTTCGGAGCAGTTCACCTATCGCGACGGCGGGCTGCCCGGCGACGACATCGTCGCCAACCTCGTCCGCACGCTGCCCGATGTCCTCGCGCCCGGCGGCACGGCGCAGATGCTCGGCAACTGGGAGATCCCTGCGGGCAGCGGCTGGAGCGAACGGCCTGCGTCGTGGCTGGCGGGGTCCGGCACGGAGGCGTGGTTCATCCAGCGGGAACAGGTGAGTCCCGAGCTGTACGCGGAGACGTGGTTGCAGGACGCCTCCGAAGGCCGCGACCGTAGGCTCTACCGTGATGCCTATGCGGCCTACCTGGAGGACTTCGCGTCCCGCAATGTGGAGGCAATTGGCTTCGGAATGATCTGGCTCCGGCGGCCGCTGGGCGAGTATCCAGGAACTGCGCAGACCCGTTTCGAAGAAATCACCTACCCCATCGAGCAACCGATCGGCCCGCACCTTGCCGCCGCCGTCGAACGCGCCGACTGGCTGGTCACCGACGAGCTCTCCGACGCCCACCTGGTAGTGGCCGAAGACGTGACCGAGGAACGCCACCAGCGGCCCGGCGCCGAACACCCAGGCGTCATCCTGTTGCGCCAAGGCGCGGGGCTGCGCCGGACGAATCTACTGAGCACCGAGCTCGCCGGCTTCGTGTCGGCATGTGACGGCGAGTTGTCCGTCCGCCAGCTGATCGGTGCCTTGGCCGCTCTGCTGGGTGGAGCGGACGACTTCGACGACGACGCATTCCGCGCACGGCTGCTTTCGGACGTGGAGAACCTTGTCCGCGACGGCTTCCTGCTTCCCGCGGCATAG